A window from Kovacikia minuta CCNUW1 encodes these proteins:
- a CDS encoding C39 family peptidase has product MAIQLKVTQDTTFKQTTEDSAKLPPEYKVAIAAGRVFDIHSWKTVNPNYLRVALLSETLGDPPRNTWFVYIPHVQLVQPASVKVIQTTTLKQSTADSSQLPAADKVQIAAGRVINLQSWATAANNHLKLALLWDSLGTPPRNTWYVYRPHVQFINQQPKVVPPPPPAPEPGALPITKRLNVPYKSQLDNALNPTGACNVTTFAMVMTYFQIRGTTGVGQLEDELYQYMENNGLSRWDPDDLATMSRNYGLVNDFTKRGSLSDIRKAIAEGRPCIIHGYFTTFGHIIVVRGYDQYGFFVNDPYGEWTSSGYRNDLSGQNLHYSNALIQTKCSPEGEDFIWLHRLAKRTALRSVTQSLTTGLNNLFRADG; this is encoded by the coding sequence ATGGCTATACAACTTAAGGTCACTCAAGATACCACCTTTAAACAAACCACTGAAGATTCTGCGAAATTGCCACCTGAATACAAAGTTGCGATCGCCGCTGGCAGAGTATTCGACATTCACTCCTGGAAAACAGTTAATCCTAACTATCTCAGGGTCGCGTTGTTGTCAGAGACGCTGGGTGACCCTCCCCGCAACACTTGGTTTGTCTACATTCCCCATGTTCAACTGGTTCAACCTGCTAGCGTTAAGGTCATTCAAACAACGACCTTGAAGCAGTCCACGGCTGATTCTTCGCAACTCCCAGCCGCGGATAAGGTGCAGATTGCTGCTGGCAGAGTGATTAACCTCCAGTCTTGGGCAACCGCTGCTAACAATCATCTCAAGCTAGCGCTATTGTGGGATTCGTTGGGAACTCCTCCCCGTAATACCTGGTATGTCTATCGACCCCACGTTCAGTTCATTAATCAACAACCCAAGGTGGTTCCCCCGCCTCCGCCTGCTCCAGAACCAGGGGCATTGCCAATCACCAAACGCCTGAATGTGCCCTATAAAAGCCAGCTTGATAATGCCCTCAATCCCACTGGAGCCTGTAATGTGACCACGTTTGCAATGGTTATGACTTATTTTCAAATTAGAGGGACGACGGGGGTAGGGCAGTTGGAGGACGAGTTGTATCAATACATGGAGAACAATGGCTTGAGTCGTTGGGACCCGGATGATTTGGCAACCATGTCCCGCAATTATGGGTTAGTAAATGACTTTACAAAGCGGGGCAGCCTATCGGATATTCGGAAGGCGATCGCAGAAGGACGCCCCTGCATCATCCACGGCTATTTCACCACCTTTGGACACATCATTGTGGTGCGTGGTTATGATCAGTACGGATTTTTTGTGAATGATCCCTATGGAGAGTGGACCTCATCCGGTTACCGGAATGATTTGTCGGGACAAAATCTCCACTATTCCAATGCGTTGATCCAAACTAAATGTTCTCCGGAGGGCGAAGATTTTATCTGGTTGCACCGTTTAGCAAAACGCACTGCCTTACGTTCCGTTACCCAATCCTTAACCACTGGACTGAATAACCTGTTTCGAGCGGATGGATAA
- a CDS encoding helix-turn-helix domain-containing protein, translating into MAFVKASVNHSAETNYLPILSSQNRGWENILVNQFQPPPGEALCHFSQEHAICLSLAAHPVRSLHIKGGKTQTGLYRKGDLSITPAQVPLFARWEDADHFLEIRIASHFIERVATETLAKNPGQLELLPEFRMRDPHLEAIALMLLTELQQENPGSRLYIESLTNLLAVHLLRQYATSRPQVSVYRGGLPQRQLVQVLDYINDHLDQEIKLADLAALVGISQFHFCHLFKQAIATTPYQYLLQQRIERAKHLLKQTNHSIMEIALMCGFSSHSHLSQQFRQATGMTPKAYRMN; encoded by the coding sequence ATGGCATTTGTGAAGGCTTCAGTAAACCATTCGGCTGAGACAAACTATTTGCCCATTTTGTCGAGCCAAAATCGGGGTTGGGAAAATATTCTGGTCAACCAATTTCAACCCCCTCCTGGGGAAGCGCTCTGCCATTTCAGTCAGGAACATGCGATCTGTTTATCCTTAGCAGCCCATCCTGTTCGTTCTCTGCACATCAAGGGCGGCAAAACTCAAACGGGTTTGTATAGAAAAGGTGACCTGTCTATTACACCGGCTCAGGTGCCCTTATTTGCTCGTTGGGAGGATGCAGATCACTTTTTGGAGATTCGGATCGCTTCTCACTTTATCGAACGTGTCGCGACAGAAACCCTGGCTAAAAATCCTGGTCAGCTTGAATTGCTGCCTGAGTTTCGGATGCGCGACCCCCACCTGGAAGCGATCGCCCTGATGTTACTGACTGAACTTCAACAGGAAAATCCTGGCAGCAGACTTTATATTGAATCGCTCACCAATCTCCTGGCAGTCCATTTGCTTCGACAATATGCGACTTCAAGACCTCAGGTGTCTGTTTATCGAGGGGGTTTGCCCCAGCGTCAACTGGTACAGGTGTTGGACTACATTAATGACCATTTAGACCAGGAGATTAAACTGGCAGATTTAGCGGCACTGGTGGGTATCAGCCAATTCCATTTCTGCCATTTGTTCAAACAGGCAATCGCCACCACTCCATACCAATATCTGCTCCAGCAACGCATTGAACGAGCAAAACACTTGTTGAAGCAAACCAATCACTCCATCATGGAAATTGCCCTGATGTGCGGATTCAGTAGCCATAGCCATTTAAGTCAGCAGTTCCGTCAAGCGACGGGGATGACACCAAAAGCCTACAGGATGAACTGA
- the rpoB gene encoding DNA-directed RNA polymerase subunit beta, which yields MTEQTYNTPAFTLPDLVEIQRASFRWFLEEGLIEELDSFSPITDYTGKLELHFLGKDFKLKRPKYDVDEAKRRDSTYAVQMYVPTRLVNKETGEIKEQEVFIGDLPLMTDRGTFIINGAERVIVNQIVRSPGVYYKSETDKNGRRTYNASLIPNRGAWLKFETDKNDLVWVRIDKTRKLSAQVLLKALGLSDGEIFDALRHPEYFQKTIEKEGQFGEEEALMELYRKLRPGEPPTVSGGQQLLDSRFFDPKRYDLGKVGRYKLNKKLRLNVPEPVRVLTPQDILAAIDYLINLEFDIGSIDDIDHLGNRRVRSVGELLQNQVRVGLNRLERIIRERMTVSDADSLTPASLVNPKPLVAAIKEFFGSSQLSQFMDQTNPLAELTHKRRLSALGPGGLTRERAGFAVRDIHPSHYGRICPIETPEGPNAGLIGSLATHARVNAYGFIETPFLRVENGRVRRDLPPVYMTADEEDDLRAAPGDVSLDEEGRILGEQVPVRYRQEWTTTTPDQVDYVAVSPVQIISVATSLIPFLEHDDANRALMGSNMQRQAVPLLRPERPLVGTGLETQAARDSGMVIVSRTNGEVTYVSADKIRVRDAQGREIEYQLQKYQRSNQDTCLNQRPIVFAGDKVVVGQILADGSATEKGELALGQNILVTYMPWEGYNYEDAILISERLVIDDVYTSIHIEKYEIEARQTKLGPEEITREIPNVGEDALRQLDETGIIRIGAWTEAGDILVGKVTPKGESDQPPEEKLLRAIFGEKARDVRDNSLRVPNGEKGRVVDVRVFTREQGDELPPGANMVIRVYVAQKRKIQVGDKMAGRHGNKGIISRILPVEDMPYLPDGTPVDIVLNPLGVPSRMNVGQVYECLLAWAGQNLNVRFKVVPFDEMHGEEKSRETVHSKLKEAREETLEATDGQRGDWLFNPDNPGKIQVYDGRTGEPFDRPVTVGKAYMLKLVHLVDDKIHARSTGPYSLVTQQPLGGKAQQGGQRFGEMEVWALEAFGAAYTLQELLTVKSDDMQGRNEALNAIVKGKAIPRPGTPESFKVLMRELQSLCLDVAVHKLDTREDGTSRDTEVDLMADVSSRRAPSRPTYESISRDEMDESDE from the coding sequence ATGACTGAGCAGACTTATAATACGCCCGCTTTTACTTTACCAGACCTGGTTGAGATTCAGCGGGCTAGTTTTCGTTGGTTCCTGGAAGAGGGGCTGATCGAGGAACTCGACAGTTTCTCACCAATCACAGACTACACGGGCAAGCTGGAGCTTCATTTTCTGGGGAAAGATTTTAAGCTGAAACGCCCTAAGTACGATGTGGATGAGGCTAAGCGGCGGGATAGTACCTATGCCGTTCAGATGTATGTTCCCACGCGTCTCGTTAACAAGGAAACGGGAGAGATTAAGGAGCAGGAGGTCTTCATCGGCGATCTGCCTTTGATGACCGATCGCGGCACCTTCATCATTAATGGGGCTGAGCGCGTGATCGTAAACCAGATTGTGCGTAGCCCTGGGGTTTACTACAAGTCAGAAACCGATAAAAACGGACGCCGCACCTACAATGCCAGCTTGATCCCCAATCGAGGCGCATGGCTCAAGTTTGAAACCGATAAGAACGATTTGGTCTGGGTTCGGATCGATAAAACCCGCAAGCTGTCTGCTCAAGTTCTACTTAAAGCACTGGGGCTGAGTGACGGTGAAATCTTCGACGCTCTCCGGCACCCGGAGTACTTCCAGAAGACGATCGAAAAAGAAGGGCAGTTTGGTGAAGAAGAAGCCCTGATGGAGTTGTATCGTAAGTTGCGCCCTGGTGAACCTCCCACTGTGTCTGGGGGGCAACAGCTCTTAGACTCTCGCTTCTTTGATCCCAAGCGCTACGACCTGGGCAAGGTTGGTCGTTACAAGCTGAACAAAAAGCTGCGGTTAAATGTTCCCGAACCAGTCCGGGTGCTGACACCCCAAGATATCCTGGCGGCGATCGACTATTTGATCAACCTGGAGTTTGATATCGGCAGCATTGATGATATTGATCACCTGGGCAATCGACGGGTGCGATCGGTGGGCGAACTGCTGCAAAACCAGGTAAGAGTGGGCTTAAATCGACTGGAGCGGATCATCCGGGAACGGATGACGGTTTCCGATGCGGATTCTCTCACCCCTGCTTCCCTGGTCAACCCCAAACCGTTAGTGGCTGCCATTAAAGAGTTTTTTGGGTCGTCCCAGCTCTCCCAATTTATGGATCAAACTAATCCGTTGGCAGAGTTGACCCACAAGCGGCGGTTGAGTGCCCTTGGTCCAGGTGGTTTGACACGGGAACGGGCAGGCTTTGCGGTGCGGGACATCCATCCTTCTCACTACGGGCGGATTTGTCCGATCGAAACACCGGAAGGTCCAAACGCGGGTCTGATTGGTTCTTTAGCAACCCATGCCCGTGTCAATGCCTATGGCTTTATCGAAACTCCCTTTCTTCGTGTAGAAAATGGACGGGTTCGGCGTGATCTGCCTCCGGTTTATATGACTGCGGATGAAGAGGATGATCTGCGGGCAGCCCCCGGAGATGTCTCCCTGGATGAGGAAGGCAGAATTCTGGGCGAGCAAGTCCCTGTTCGCTACCGGCAAGAATGGACGACCACCACCCCTGACCAGGTTGACTATGTTGCCGTTTCTCCGGTTCAGATTATTTCGGTCGCAACCTCTCTGATTCCCTTCCTGGAGCATGATGATGCGAACCGGGCACTGATGGGGTCAAACATGCAACGGCAGGCGGTACCCCTCTTGCGTCCAGAGCGTCCGCTGGTGGGAACAGGGCTAGAAACTCAAGCTGCCCGTGACTCTGGGATGGTTATCGTCAGTCGGACTAATGGGGAGGTTACCTACGTCTCGGCGGACAAAATTCGAGTTCGTGATGCGCAGGGACGCGAGATCGAGTATCAGCTCCAGAAGTATCAACGGTCTAACCAGGACACCTGTTTAAATCAACGACCGATCGTGTTTGCAGGCGATAAGGTGGTGGTTGGTCAAATCCTTGCGGATGGCTCTGCAACGGAAAAGGGCGAACTGGCACTGGGACAAAATATCCTGGTTACCTATATGCCCTGGGAAGGCTACAACTACGAGGATGCCATTCTAATCAGTGAACGGCTGGTGATTGACGACGTTTATACTTCCATTCACATTGAGAAGTACGAAATTGAAGCTCGTCAAACCAAACTGGGACCTGAGGAAATTACCCGTGAAATTCCTAACGTCGGTGAAGATGCCCTGCGTCAATTGGACGAAACGGGCATTATACGGATTGGTGCGTGGACTGAAGCCGGAGATATCCTCGTCGGTAAAGTAACGCCGAAGGGTGAATCGGATCAGCCCCCGGAAGAAAAACTTCTGCGTGCCATTTTCGGTGAAAAGGCGAGGGATGTGCGGGATAACTCCCTGCGGGTACCGAATGGCGAAAAAGGGCGGGTTGTCGATGTGCGGGTATTTACCCGTGAACAAGGGGATGAACTGCCTCCTGGTGCCAATATGGTGATCCGCGTTTATGTTGCCCAGAAACGCAAAATTCAGGTGGGTGACAAGATGGCGGGTCGCCACGGGAATAAGGGAATTATTTCCCGCATTTTACCCGTGGAAGATATGCCCTATTTGCCGGACGGCACCCCTGTCGATATCGTGTTGAATCCACTGGGGGTTCCGTCTCGGATGAATGTGGGGCAGGTTTATGAGTGCTTGCTGGCATGGGCAGGGCAAAACCTGAACGTGCGTTTCAAAGTCGTTCCTTTTGATGAAATGCACGGGGAAGAGAAGTCGCGTGAAACGGTTCATAGCAAACTTAAGGAAGCCCGTGAAGAAACCCTGGAAGCAACGGATGGACAGCGGGGAGATTGGTTGTTTAACCCTGACAATCCGGGCAAGATCCAGGTTTACGATGGGCGGACGGGGGAACCGTTCGATCGCCCTGTCACCGTGGGCAAAGCCTATATGCTGAAACTGGTTCACCTGGTAGATGACAAGATCCACGCCCGTTCAACTGGACCCTACTCTTTGGTGACTCAGCAACCCTTGGGTGGTAAGGCGCAACAGGGTGGCCAACGGTTTGGAGAAATGGAAGTGTGGGCACTGGAAGCTTTTGGTGCAGCCTACACATTGCAGGAACTCCTGACCGTTAAATCGGATGACATGCAGGGTCGTAACGAAGCGCTGAACGCGATCGTCAAAGGCAAGGCAATTCCTCGGCCGGGAACCCCTGAATCCTTCAAAGTGCTAATGCGTGAACTTCAATCACTCTGTCTAGATGTGGCGGTTCACAAACTTGATACTCGAGAAGACGGGACTAGCCGAGATACAGAAGTTGACCTGATGGCAGATGTCAGCAGTCGTCGTGCCCCTTCCAGACCCACCTATGAATCCATTTCTAGAGATGAGATGGATGAAAGCGATGAGTAG
- a CDS encoding GNAT family N-acetyltransferase translates to MSTEDCSNWRSGKGITFLKLSRNCPGDQDDSKILSFTNPAISQMNLRPATIADLELLQHWDEQPHVIASDPNDDWHWAVELDRKPDWREQLIAEIEARPIGFIQIIDPAREESHYWGKVTDNLRAIDIWIGEPTDLGKGYGTKMMQLALTRCFIDPSVTAVLVDPLVSNTRVHRFYERLGFRRVDRRQFGEDDCFIYRLNRVDWHSKNAE, encoded by the coding sequence ATGTCAACGGAAGATTGCAGCAATTGGCGATCGGGTAAAGGAATTACATTCTTAAAACTTTCCAGAAATTGTCCAGGAGATCAGGATGATTCTAAGATATTGTCGTTCACTAACCCTGCTATTAGCCAGATGAACTTACGCCCTGCCACCATTGCTGATTTGGAACTCCTACAGCACTGGGATGAGCAACCTCATGTAATTGCTTCAGACCCAAACGATGACTGGCATTGGGCAGTGGAACTCGATCGTAAGCCTGACTGGCGAGAACAGTTGATTGCAGAAATCGAGGCAAGACCGATTGGATTTATCCAAATTATCGATCCCGCTCGTGAGGAAAGCCATTACTGGGGAAAGGTTACTGACAATCTTCGCGCTATTGATATCTGGATTGGCGAACCCACTGATTTAGGTAAAGGATATGGAACGAAAATGATGCAACTTGCCCTTACCCGATGCTTTATTGATCCATCTGTAACCGCTGTTCTTGTTGATCCCTTAGTGAGCAATACTCGCGTCCATCGCTTCTACGAACGACTGGGGTTCCGACGTGTCGATCGCCGCCAGTTTGGTGAAGATGATTGCTTCATCTACCGCTTAAACCGAGTGGATTGGCATTCTAAAAACGCTGAGTAG
- a CDS encoding DNA-directed RNA polymerase subunit gamma, protein MPKLEQRFDYVKIGLASPERIRQWGERTLPNGQVVGEVTKPETINYRTLKPEMDGLFCERIFGPAKDWECHCGKYKRVRHRGIVCERCGVEVTESRVRRHRMGYIKLAAPVAHVWYLKGIPSYMAILLDMPLRDVEQIVYFNAYVVLNPGNCEGLTYKQLLTEDQWIEIEDQLYSEDSQLRDVEVGIGAEALQRLLQDIDLEKEAEQLREEIANSKGQKRAKLIKRLRVIDNFIATGSKPDWMVLSVIPVIPPDLRPMVQLDGGRFATSDLNDLYRRVINRNNRLARLQEILAPEIIVRNEKRMLQEAVDALIDNGRRGRTVVGANNRPLKSLSDIIEGKQGRFRQNLLGKRVDYSGRSVIVVGPKLKIHQCGLPREMAIELFQPFVIHRLIRQGLVNNIKAAKKLIQRNDPTVWDVLEEVIDGHPVMLNRAPTLHRLGIQAFEPILVEGRAIQLHPLVCPAFNADFDGDQMAVHVPLSLEAQAEARLLMLASNNILSPATGRPIITPSQDMVLGCYYLTAENPDAAEGNHRYFSNLDDAIIAYEQQEVDLHSYVWVRFDGEVEMDTPDEEVLEEQTSPDGTVTKIYRSRRQRWDSEGQLISQYVRTTPGRIIYNKTIQDALAV, encoded by the coding sequence ATGCCAAAGCTAGAGCAGCGATTTGACTATGTAAAGATTGGTCTGGCATCTCCAGAACGAATTCGCCAGTGGGGAGAGCGAACCCTTCCCAATGGGCAGGTTGTGGGTGAAGTCACTAAACCAGAAACAATTAACTATCGGACGTTAAAGCCGGAAATGGATGGCTTGTTCTGTGAACGAATTTTTGGTCCCGCTAAGGACTGGGAATGCCATTGCGGTAAATATAAAAGAGTACGCCACCGGGGAATTGTTTGTGAGCGGTGCGGGGTAGAGGTAACTGAATCTCGCGTCCGACGACACCGTATGGGCTACATCAAGTTGGCGGCTCCGGTTGCCCACGTCTGGTATCTTAAGGGAATTCCCAGCTATATGGCAATTTTGCTCGATATGCCCCTGCGGGACGTGGAGCAAATTGTTTACTTTAACGCCTATGTGGTTTTGAATCCAGGCAATTGCGAGGGGCTGACCTACAAACAACTACTGACCGAGGATCAGTGGATTGAAATTGAGGATCAGCTTTATAGCGAAGATTCCCAACTTCGAGATGTGGAAGTCGGGATTGGGGCTGAAGCTCTGCAACGTCTGCTGCAAGATATTGATCTGGAAAAAGAAGCGGAACAACTCCGGGAAGAAATTGCCAATTCCAAGGGGCAGAAGCGGGCGAAGTTGATCAAACGGCTACGTGTGATCGACAACTTTATTGCCACGGGTTCTAAGCCAGATTGGATGGTGTTGTCGGTAATTCCCGTGATTCCCCCTGATCTGCGACCAATGGTGCAGCTAGATGGTGGACGGTTTGCCACCTCCGACTTGAATGACCTCTATCGTCGGGTGATTAACCGCAATAATCGCTTAGCCCGCTTGCAGGAAATTCTGGCTCCTGAAATTATTGTTCGTAACGAAAAGCGGATGCTTCAGGAAGCAGTAGATGCCCTGATCGATAATGGACGGCGTGGTCGGACAGTGGTTGGTGCCAACAATCGCCCTCTAAAATCCCTCTCGGACATCATTGAAGGGAAGCAAGGCCGCTTCCGTCAGAATCTTCTGGGAAAACGGGTGGACTACTCTGGACGTTCTGTGATTGTGGTTGGTCCCAAGCTGAAGATTCACCAGTGTGGATTGCCGCGGGAAATGGCGATCGAACTCTTCCAGCCCTTTGTCATCCATCGACTCATCCGCCAGGGTTTGGTCAACAACATTAAAGCCGCTAAAAAACTGATTCAGCGCAATGACCCAACGGTTTGGGATGTGCTGGAAGAAGTGATTGACGGGCACCCCGTGATGCTAAACCGGGCACCGACGTTGCACCGCTTAGGGATTCAGGCATTTGAACCCATCCTGGTTGAGGGACGGGCGATTCAACTGCACCCACTGGTTTGTCCTGCTTTTAACGCCGACTTTGACGGTGACCAGATGGCGGTTCACGTTCCCCTCTCTCTGGAAGCCCAGGCGGAAGCAAGATTGCTAATGCTGGCATCGAACAACATTCTTTCTCCAGCAACGGGACGCCCAATCATCACTCCCAGCCAGGATATGGTTTTGGGCTGCTATTACCTGACCGCAGAAAATCCAGATGCCGCAGAGGGAAACCATCGCTACTTCTCGAATCTGGATGATGCCATTATTGCCTACGAACAACAGGAAGTGGATCTGCATTCTTACGTCTGGGTGCGGTTTGACGGCGAGGTGGAGATGGACACCCCGGATGAGGAGGTGTTGGAAGAACAAACTTCCCCCGATGGGACGGTTACCAAAATCTACAGATCCCGACGGCAACGGTGGGATTCGGAAGGGCAGTTGATTTCCCAATATGTCCGCACCACTCCGGGACGGATTATCTACAACAAGACCATTCAAGATGCCTTAGCAGTTTAG
- the rpsT gene encoding 30S ribosomal protein S20 → MANIKSAIKRVEIAERNRLRNKSYKSAVKTLMKNYMAAVNSYAASPSPEQMQEVQLRLASAYSKIDKAVKRGALHPNTGARKKSRLAQALKKYDSPESVTAS, encoded by the coding sequence GTGGCTAATATTAAGTCTGCCATTAAGCGTGTTGAGATCGCCGAGCGCAATCGTCTAAGGAACAAGAGTTACAAGTCAGCGGTGAAGACGCTGATGAAGAACTATATGGCGGCAGTAAATAGCTATGCCGCAAGTCCCAGCCCTGAACAGATGCAAGAGGTTCAGCTTAGATTAGCCTCTGCTTATAGCAAAATTGACAAGGCGGTAAAACGAGGGGCTTTGCATCCCAATACCGGTGCTCGCAAGAAGTCTCGTCTGGCTCAAGCTCTGAAGAAATACGACAGCCCTGAATCTGTGACTGCATCCTGA
- a CDS encoding TatD family hydrolase — MQLIDTHVHINFESFQPDLESVAQRWRDAGVVRLVHSCVEPAEFVQMQALADRFSELSFAVGLHPLDVQERWTSDSAREILGLAQSDPRVVAIGETGLDFFKADNFDQQEQAFEAQLEIARQLGLPVIIHCRDAAIPMANLLRRIWQKDGSVPGVMHCWSGSPAETQVFLDLGFYISFSGIVTFKNASQVQASAQMVPSDRLLIETDCPFLSPVPKRNEKRNEPSYVQYVAQQVARLRNLSLEDLAAQTTQNACQLFNLPVPSASVSVESA, encoded by the coding sequence ATGCAGTTGATTGATACGCATGTTCACATCAACTTTGAAAGCTTTCAGCCCGATCTGGAATCGGTGGCACAGCGCTGGCGTGATGCTGGTGTTGTAAGGCTGGTTCATTCCTGTGTCGAGCCTGCGGAGTTTGTTCAGATGCAAGCGTTGGCGGATCGTTTTTCGGAGTTGTCCTTTGCGGTAGGTTTGCATCCTTTGGATGTACAGGAGCGGTGGACATCGGATTCTGCCAGGGAGATTTTGGGTTTAGCCCAATCTGATCCGCGCGTTGTTGCCATTGGAGAAACGGGTTTGGATTTTTTCAAAGCCGATAATTTTGACCAGCAAGAGCAAGCGTTTGAGGCTCAGTTGGAGATCGCGCGTCAGCTCGGTCTGCCGGTCATTATTCATTGCCGTGATGCGGCTATACCTATGGCTAACCTGTTGCGGCGCATTTGGCAAAAGGATGGATCTGTGCCTGGGGTGATGCACTGCTGGAGTGGATCACCGGCAGAAACCCAGGTGTTTTTAGACTTGGGGTTTTACATTAGCTTCAGTGGTATTGTCACCTTTAAAAATGCAAGCCAGGTGCAAGCTTCAGCCCAGATGGTGCCCAGCGATCGATTATTGATTGAAACCGATTGTCCCTTTCTTTCCCCTGTTCCAAAACGGAATGAAAAACGGAATGAGCCTTCCTATGTTCAGTATGTAGCGCAACAGGTTGCTCGCTTACGTAATCTTTCTTTGGAGGATCTAGCAGCGCAAACGACTCAGAACGCCTGTCAGCTATTCAATCTGCCCGTTCCTTCCGCATCCGTTTCAGTGGAGAGCGCTTGA
- a CDS encoding DNA-directed RNA polymerase subunit beta'' produces MAEQSNQPIFRNRVINKGQLTRLISWAFTNYGTARTAQMADMIKDLGFRYATRAGVSISVDDLQVPPSKRKLLEAAEETIRETQERYSRGEITEVERFQKAIDTWNGTSEELKDEVVRNFKANNPLNSVYMMAFSGARGNISQVRQLVGMRGLMADPQGEIIDMPIKTNFREGLTVTEYIISSYGARKGLVDTALRTADSGYLTRRLVDVSQDVIIRELDCGTQRGIPLESMKDGDRTLIPLKTKLLGRVLAQEVVHPTTGEVLATRNQDISDELAEALAAAGVEHVFVRSPLTCEATRSVCQHCYWLEFGPRQDGGYRGSCGNHCGSVDRRTGYPAHHANLPHRWCVYG; encoded by the coding sequence ATGGCAGAGCAGAGCAATCAACCAATTTTTCGCAACCGGGTGATTAACAAGGGTCAGTTAACCCGGCTGATTTCGTGGGCATTCACCAACTACGGAACCGCCCGTACCGCTCAAATGGCGGACATGATTAAGGATTTAGGCTTCCGCTATGCAACCAGGGCAGGAGTCTCGATTAGTGTGGATGACCTGCAAGTGCCTCCAAGTAAACGCAAGCTATTGGAAGCAGCTGAAGAAACCATTCGAGAAACCCAGGAACGCTATAGCCGAGGCGAAATTACCGAGGTGGAGCGTTTCCAAAAGGCGATCGACACCTGGAACGGCACCAGCGAAGAGCTGAAAGATGAAGTGGTGCGGAATTTTAAGGCGAACAATCCACTCAACTCTGTCTACATGATGGCGTTCTCTGGAGCACGGGGAAATATCTCTCAGGTGCGGCAATTGGTTGGGATGCGGGGGCTGATGGCAGATCCCCAGGGTGAAATTATTGACATGCCGATTAAAACAAACTTCCGTGAAGGGCTAACTGTAACGGAGTACATTATTTCCTCCTATGGTGCTCGTAAGGGGTTGGTAGATACGGCATTGAGAACGGCGGACTCGGGTTACTTGACCCGTCGTTTGGTGGACGTTTCCCAGGATGTGATTATTCGGGAACTTGATTGTGGTACCCAACGGGGAATTCCGCTGGAGAGCATGAAAGATGGCGATCGCACTCTGATTCCGCTTAAAACGAAACTGTTGGGTCGAGTGCTGGCACAGGAGGTCGTGCATCCTACCACAGGGGAAGTGCTGGCTACCCGCAATCAGGATATTTCCGATGAATTGGCGGAAGCCCTCGCTGCTGCTGGCGTAGAGCATGTGTTTGTCCGATCGCCCCTGACCTGTGAAGCGACCCGATCGGTCTGTCAGCATTGCTACTGGTTGGAGTTTGGCCCACGCCAAGATGGTGGATATCGGGGAAGCTGTGGGAATCATTGCGGCTCAGTCGATCGGCGAACCGGGTACCCAGCTCACCATGCGAACCTTCCACACAGGTGGTGTGTTTACGGGTGA